From Streptomyces durmitorensis, a single genomic window includes:
- a CDS encoding 2-hydroxy-3-oxopropionate reductase encodes MSNLPKIAWIGLGIMGSPMSENLIKAGYSVTGFTLEQDKLDRLTAAGGVAAKSIAEAVKDADVIVTMVPASPQVEAIAYGENGILENARSGALIVDMSSITPQTSVDLAKAAKDKGIRVLDAPVSGGEAGAIEAVLSIMVGGEQADFDEAKPLLDALGKTIVLCGPHGSGQTVKAANQLIVAVNIQACAEAVVFLEKSGVDLTAALDVLNGGLAGSTVLTRKKDNFLNRDFKPGFRIDLHHKDMGIVTDAARNVGASLPVGAVVAQLVASLRTQGDGGLDHSALLRGVERLSGAEL; translated from the coding sequence ATGAGCAACCTTCCCAAGATCGCGTGGATCGGACTCGGCATCATGGGCTCCCCCATGTCCGAGAACCTGATCAAGGCTGGTTACTCCGTCACCGGCTTCACCCTTGAGCAGGACAAGCTGGACCGCCTCACCGCGGCCGGCGGCGTCGCCGCCAAGTCGATCGCCGAGGCCGTCAAGGACGCCGACGTCATCGTCACGATGGTGCCCGCGTCGCCGCAGGTCGAGGCCATCGCGTACGGCGAGAACGGCATCCTGGAGAACGCGCGGTCCGGCGCGCTGATCGTCGACATGTCGTCGATCACCCCGCAGACCTCCGTGGACCTGGCCAAGGCAGCCAAGGACAAGGGCATCCGCGTCCTGGACGCCCCCGTGTCGGGCGGCGAGGCCGGCGCCATCGAGGCCGTGCTCTCCATCATGGTCGGCGGCGAGCAGGCCGACTTCGACGAGGCCAAGCCGCTCCTCGACGCCCTCGGCAAGACCATCGTGCTGTGCGGTCCGCACGGCTCGGGTCAGACCGTGAAGGCCGCCAACCAGCTCATCGTCGCCGTGAACATCCAGGCGTGCGCCGAGGCCGTCGTCTTCCTGGAGAAGTCCGGGGTGGACCTGACCGCCGCCCTCGACGTCCTGAACGGCGGGCTTGCGGGCTCGACCGTCCTGACCCGCAAGAAGGACAACTTCCTCAACCGCGACTTCAAGCCCGGATTCCGGATCGACCTGCACCACAAGGACATGGGCATCGTCACCGACGCCGCCCGCAATGTCGGTGCCTCGCTCCCGGTGGGTGCCGTGGTGGCCCAGCTCGTCGCCTCGCTGCGCACGCAGGGTGACGGCGGCCTCGACCACTCCGCGCTCCTGCGCGGCGTGGAGCGCCTCTCGGGCGCCGAGCTCTAA
- a CDS encoding TIM barrel protein yields MGYSDQRFNVNLSILFTELPLLERPAAAAAAGFTAVELWWPWVDAPTPEQSELDALRAAITDAGVQLVGLNFYAGQLPGPDRGALSIPGEESDKFRANLSVAADFAQSLDCKALNALYGNRVEGVTPAVQDELALENLVLAAREADRVGAVLLIEALNKPESPRCPIVSADAAIAVVDKVNSATGLGNAKFLMDLYHLSMNGEDLPAVIDRYVAQTAHVQIADNPGRGAPGTGSLPLEELLDQLQKAGYEGYVGLEYKAGDRPSSEAFGWLPAAD; encoded by the coding sequence ATGGGATACTCCGACCAGCGCTTCAATGTGAACCTGTCGATCCTCTTCACGGAACTCCCGCTCCTGGAGCGCCCCGCGGCTGCCGCCGCGGCGGGCTTCACGGCGGTCGAGCTGTGGTGGCCCTGGGTCGACGCCCCCACCCCCGAGCAGTCCGAGCTCGACGCCCTCCGGGCCGCGATCACGGACGCCGGCGTACAGCTGGTGGGCTTGAACTTCTACGCCGGTCAGCTGCCGGGACCGGACCGCGGCGCCCTGTCGATTCCGGGCGAGGAGAGCGACAAGTTCCGCGCGAACCTCTCGGTGGCGGCGGACTTCGCACAGTCCCTCGACTGCAAGGCGCTCAACGCGCTGTACGGCAACCGGGTGGAGGGGGTCACCCCCGCCGTCCAGGACGAACTCGCCCTGGAGAACCTGGTGCTCGCGGCCCGCGAGGCCGACCGCGTGGGTGCGGTGCTGCTGATCGAGGCCCTGAACAAGCCGGAGTCGCCGCGCTGCCCGATCGTCAGCGCTGACGCGGCGATCGCCGTGGTGGACAAGGTGAACTCCGCCACCGGGCTCGGCAACGCGAAGTTCCTCATGGACCTCTACCACCTGTCCATGAACGGCGAGGACCTGCCGGCCGTCATCGATCGGTACGTGGCTCAGACCGCGCACGTGCAGATCGCCGACAATCCTGGCCGGGGGGCCCCGGGCACGGGGTCGCTTCCGCTGGAGGAGCTGCTGGATCAGCTCCAGAAGGCCGGTTACGAGGGGTACGTCGGCCTGGAGTACAAGGCCGGGGACCGGCCCAGCTCCGAGGCCTTCGGCTGGCTGCCGGCTGCGGACTAG
- a CDS encoding protein kinase domain-containing protein: MASSPDAASFTRHRYGRWAVGPLLGQGSLGRVFLAHDGAGRAAALRVVHASLAGDQEFRTRFAREVHAIGAVRGRRIAALVDADPQGAVPWLATEYVPGPTLATRVRELGGPLGTPELRALASALAGALNDIHRAGLVHGGLRPSKVILAADGPRVVDFGTGEQGGTRGGWTAYTAPEVLAARGGVAKPPADVFSLGAVLAFAATGQGGFAPEGPALLGVPRELLPLVTACLAGHPTARPAPRTVARMAGLPLPGSRRRALTLAGTLFLAQLAAEAGPLGGRWRSRTGER, encoded by the coding sequence GTGGCCAGTTCACCGGACGCGGCGTCATTCACCCGACATAGGTACGGCCGCTGGGCGGTGGGCCCGCTGCTCGGGCAGGGCAGCCTCGGGCGGGTCTTCCTCGCGCACGACGGAGCGGGGCGCGCCGCCGCCCTCCGGGTCGTGCACGCCTCTCTCGCCGGCGACCAGGAGTTCCGTACGCGCTTTGCCCGCGAGGTCCACGCGATCGGCGCGGTGCGGGGGCGCCGGATCGCCGCGCTCGTCGACGCGGACCCGCAGGGTGCGGTGCCCTGGCTCGCCACGGAGTACGTCCCCGGCCCGACGCTCGCCACGCGGGTACGGGAGCTCGGCGGGCCGCTCGGTACGCCGGAACTGCGCGCCTTGGCGAGCGCGCTCGCCGGGGCGCTGAACGACATCCACCGGGCGGGGCTCGTGCACGGTGGCCTGCGGCCGTCGAAGGTGATCCTGGCCGCTGACGGGCCCCGCGTCGTCGACTTCGGCACGGGAGAACAGGGAGGGACGCGGGGAGGGTGGACGGCGTACACGGCGCCCGAGGTCCTGGCGGCACGGGGCGGGGTGGCCAAGCCGCCCGCGGACGTCTTCTCGCTCGGCGCGGTACTCGCCTTCGCGGCGACGGGGCAAGGCGGCTTCGCCCCTGAAGGCCCGGCGCTGCTCGGCGTACCGAGGGAGCTGCTCCCCCTCGTCACCGCCTGCCTCGCCGGGCACCCCACGGCCAGACCGGCCCCACGCACCGTCGCCCGCATGGCGGGCCTTCCCCTGCCGGGCAGCCGCCGCCGCGCCCTGACCCTGGCGGGCACGCTGTTCTTGGCTCAACTGGCTGCCGAGGCAGGCCCACTTGGTGGACGATGGAGGTCACGAACCGGCGAGCGGTGA
- a CDS encoding YdeI/OmpD-associated family protein: protein MESLEGLQVITCKDRAELDAWLDAHHVTAPGLWLMVAKKASGVPSVTAGEIIDVALCHGWIDGQRRSYDDVYYLQKITRRRPRGLWSKVNVQKVEALTAAGRMREAGLAEVAAAKADGRWEAAYESQRNATVPDDLTAALAASPAARKTFEALGKSDQYVVLHRLMTARTPATRAARLERMVAKLATGRPEGARGTARPATTDPQTQKGAPGRGPSLPGALPEEL, encoded by the coding sequence ATGGAATCGCTTGAGGGTCTGCAGGTCATCACCTGCAAGGACCGGGCGGAGCTCGACGCCTGGCTCGACGCGCACCACGTCACCGCACCTGGCCTGTGGCTGATGGTCGCCAAGAAGGCCTCGGGCGTGCCGTCGGTGACGGCGGGGGAGATCATCGACGTGGCGCTCTGCCACGGCTGGATCGACGGCCAGCGCAGGTCGTACGACGACGTGTACTACCTGCAGAAGATCACCCGGCGCCGGCCGCGCGGCCTCTGGTCGAAGGTGAACGTGCAGAAGGTGGAGGCCCTGACGGCCGCAGGGCGCATGCGCGAGGCGGGCCTGGCGGAAGTGGCGGCGGCCAAGGCGGACGGCCGCTGGGAGGCGGCCTACGAGTCCCAGCGCAACGCCACGGTCCCTGACGACCTGACGGCGGCGCTCGCGGCGAGCCCGGCGGCCCGCAAGACCTTCGAGGCCCTGGGCAAGTCGGACCAGTACGTGGTGCTGCATCGCCTGATGACGGCGAGAACCCCCGCCACACGGGCTGCCAGGCTGGAACGGATGGTGGCCAAGCTGGCGACGGGGCGCCCCGAAGGGGCGCGGGGAACTGCGCGACCAGCCACGACGGACCCGCAGACGCAAAAAGGAGCGCCGGGTAGGGGACCGTCCCTACCCGGCGCTCTGCCTGAGGAGTTGTAG
- a CDS encoding helix-turn-helix domain-containing protein, whose protein sequence is MTGPRDDRGSFVAAVKPLVDAMGGEIVPPDEAGTDDVVLAWQGEDVLAVRLPQLADSLDHILLALERKRGVPLSDLDRKAKQEVVRILEARGAFAVRHGVETVAGALGVSRFTVYNYLNRST, encoded by the coding sequence ATGACCGGCCCCAGAGACGACCGCGGCTCCTTTGTGGCCGCCGTCAAGCCGCTCGTGGACGCCATGGGCGGCGAGATCGTGCCGCCCGACGAGGCGGGCACCGACGACGTCGTCCTCGCCTGGCAGGGCGAGGACGTGCTCGCCGTACGCCTGCCGCAGCTCGCGGACTCCCTCGACCACATCCTGCTCGCGCTCGAGCGCAAGCGCGGGGTGCCCCTGTCCGATCTTGACCGCAAGGCCAAGCAGGAGGTCGTACGGATACTCGAGGCGCGAGGCGCCTTCGCCGTGCGGCACGGAGTGGAGACGGTGGCCGGCGCGCTGGGCGTCTCGCGCTTCACTGTCTACAACTATCTCAACCGGTCCACCTGA
- the uraD gene encoding 2-oxo-4-hydroxy-4-carboxy-5-ureidoimidazoline decarboxylase encodes MTSSSTPGPARFNALTESAATAALHEACASSAWGSKLLSQRPFPTVEALFAASDAAMAELTDEDLAEAMAGHPPIGRPKPGDPTSSREQRGMAGASEELKAEMLELNLAYQEKFGHVFLICATGATGEQMRDAVKTRIGNTAEQEREIVRTELGKINRIRLTRLVEEDND; translated from the coding sequence GTGACTTCGAGCTCGACGCCGGGCCCAGCCCGGTTCAACGCCTTGACGGAGAGTGCGGCCACCGCCGCCCTCCACGAGGCCTGCGCCTCATCGGCCTGGGGAAGCAAACTGCTCTCCCAGCGCCCGTTCCCCACTGTCGAAGCCCTCTTCGCCGCAAGCGACGCCGCCATGGCCGAGCTGACCGACGAGGATCTGGCCGAGGCGATGGCAGGGCACCCGCCGATCGGCCGCCCGAAGCCCGGGGACCCCACGTCGTCCCGCGAACAGCGCGGCATGGCGGGGGCCTCCGAGGAGCTCAAGGCCGAGATGCTCGAACTGAACCTGGCCTACCAGGAGAAGTTCGGTCATGTCTTTCTGATCTGCGCCACCGGCGCGACCGGTGAGCAGATGCGCGATGCGGTGAAGACCCGGATCGGCAACACCGCCGAGCAGGAGCGCGAGATCGTGCGCACCGAACTCGGGAAGATCAACCGAATCCGGCTGACCCGTCTCGTAGAAGAGGACAACGACTGA
- a CDS encoding catalase, producing MSKRVLTTESGAPVADNQNSATAGVGGPLLLQDQHLLEKLARFNRERIPERVVHARGSGAYGYFEVTDDVTAYTSADFLNTVGKRTETFLRFSTVADSLGGADAVRDPRGFALKFYTEEGNYDLVGNNTPVFFIKDPIKFPDFIHSQKRDPFTGKQEPDNVWDFWAHAPEATHQVTWLMGDRGIPASYRHMNGYGSHTYQWTNAAGEAFFVKYHFKTNQGVRSLSSDQAAELAGKDANSHQTDLLQAIERGVNPSWTLHVQIMPAADAADYRFNPFDLTKVWPHSDYPLQRVGRLVLDRNPDNVFAEVEQAAFSPNNFVPGIGPSPDKMLQGRLFAYADAHRYRLGVNHTLLAVNAPKATTADNYGRDGLMASNAYGRDRKNYEPNSYDGPAETGQPLSAPLAVNGHTGTHEAPLHTKDDHFFQAGELYRLMSAEEQARLVANIAGGLSQVTRDDVIEKNLAHFHAADAEYGKRVEEAVRALRED from the coding sequence ATGTCGAAGCGTGTGCTCACGACCGAGTCCGGCGCCCCCGTCGCCGACAATCAGAACTCAGCCACCGCCGGCGTCGGTGGCCCGCTTCTCCTCCAGGACCAGCACCTCCTCGAGAAGCTCGCCCGCTTCAACCGCGAGCGCATCCCGGAGCGTGTGGTGCACGCGCGCGGTTCCGGCGCGTACGGCTACTTCGAGGTGACCGACGACGTCACCGCGTACACCTCGGCCGACTTCCTGAACACCGTCGGCAAGCGCACCGAGACGTTCCTGCGCTTCTCCACGGTGGCGGACAGCCTCGGCGGCGCGGACGCGGTCCGTGACCCGCGCGGCTTCGCGCTGAAGTTCTACACCGAAGAGGGCAACTACGACCTCGTCGGCAACAACACCCCGGTGTTCTTCATCAAGGACCCGATCAAGTTCCCCGACTTCATCCACTCCCAGAAGCGCGACCCCTTCACGGGCAAGCAGGAGCCGGACAACGTCTGGGACTTCTGGGCGCACGCCCCCGAGGCGACGCACCAGGTGACGTGGCTGATGGGCGACCGCGGCATCCCCGCGTCGTACCGCCACATGAACGGCTACGGCTCGCACACCTACCAGTGGACGAACGCGGCGGGCGAGGCCTTCTTCGTGAAGTACCACTTCAAGACGAACCAGGGCGTACGCAGCCTGTCGTCGGACCAGGCCGCCGAGCTCGCGGGCAAGGACGCCAACTCGCACCAGACGGACCTCCTCCAGGCCATCGAGCGCGGCGTGAACCCGTCCTGGACGCTGCACGTGCAGATCATGCCGGCGGCCGACGCGGCCGACTACCGCTTCAACCCCTTCGACCTGACGAAGGTGTGGCCGCACAGCGACTACCCGCTGCAGCGCGTGGGCCGTCTGGTCCTCGACCGCAACCCCGACAACGTCTTCGCCGAGGTCGAGCAGGCCGCCTTCTCCCCGAACAACTTCGTTCCGGGCATCGGTCCGTCCCCCGACAAGATGCTCCAGGGCCGCCTGTTCGCCTACGCGGACGCGCACCGCTACCGCCTGGGCGTCAACCACACGCTGCTCGCGGTGAACGCGCCGAAGGCGACCACCGCCGACAACTACGGCCGTGACGGCCTGATGGCGTCCAACGCGTACGGCCGTGACCGCAAGAACTACGAGCCCAACTCGTACGACGGCCCCGCCGAGACCGGTCAGCCGCTCTCCGCCCCGCTGGCTGTCAACGGCCACACGGGCACGCACGAGGCGCCGCTGCACACCAAGGACGACCACTTCTTCCAGGCGGGTGAGCTCTACCGCCTGATGTCGGCCGAGGAGCAGGCCCGCCTGGTGGCGAACATCGCGGGCGGCCTCTCGCAGGTCACCCGTGACGACGTCATCGAGAAGAACCTCGCCCACTTCCACGCCGCCGACGCCGAGTACGGCAAGCGCGTGGAGGAGGCCGTCCGCGCCCTGCGCGAGGACTAA
- the gcl gene encoding glyoxylate carboligase encodes MARMTAVRAAVEILKREGVTNAFGVPGAAINPFYKALQEGGGIDHTLARHVEGASHMAEGYTRANPGNIGVCIGTSGPAGTDMITGLYSATGDSIPILCITGQAPTHLLHKEDFQAVDIASIATPVTKMAVTVLEAAQVPGIFQQAFHLMRSGRPGPVLIDLPIDVQQTEIEFDIDTYEPLPVYKPSATRAQIEKAITYLVESERPLIVAGGGIINADASDLLVEFAEITNTPVVPTLMGWGTIPDDHDLNAGMVGQQTGHRYGNATFLESDFVLGIGNRWANRHTGYKLDVYTQGRKFVHVDIEPTQIGKIFAPDYGIASDAKVALELFVEVAKELKAAGKLPDRSEWVASHLERKETLQRRTHFDNIPMKPQRVYEEMNKAFGPETRYVTTIGLSQIAGAQMLHVYKPRHWINCGQAGPLGWTIPAALGVATADPETPVVALSGDYDFQFMIEELAVGAQHRIPYVHVLVNNAYLGLIRQAQIGLDINFQVNLEFENQNSPELGVYGVDHVKVAEGLGCKAIRVTDPNELGTAFEQAKKLAQEHQVPVVVEAILERITNISMSPTADISAVKEFEEIATEPGHAPTAIRPLKV; translated from the coding sequence ATGGCCCGTATGACCGCTGTCCGCGCGGCAGTTGAGATCCTCAAGCGCGAGGGCGTCACCAACGCGTTCGGTGTGCCCGGCGCGGCGATCAACCCGTTCTACAAGGCGCTACAGGAGGGCGGTGGCATCGACCACACGCTCGCCCGGCACGTCGAGGGCGCCTCGCACATGGCCGAGGGGTACACCCGCGCCAACCCCGGCAACATCGGCGTCTGCATCGGTACGTCGGGCCCGGCGGGCACCGACATGATCACCGGTCTGTACTCCGCGACCGGCGACTCGATCCCGATCCTCTGCATCACCGGTCAGGCGCCCACGCACCTGCTCCACAAGGAGGACTTCCAGGCCGTCGACATCGCGTCGATCGCCACGCCGGTCACGAAGATGGCCGTCACGGTCCTGGAGGCCGCGCAGGTCCCCGGCATCTTCCAGCAGGCGTTCCACCTGATGCGCTCGGGCCGCCCGGGTCCGGTCCTCATCGACCTGCCGATCGACGTCCAGCAGACCGAGATCGAGTTCGACATCGACACGTACGAGCCGCTGCCGGTCTACAAGCCGTCCGCGACCCGCGCGCAGATCGAGAAGGCGATCACGTACCTGGTCGAGTCCGAGCGCCCGCTGATCGTCGCCGGTGGCGGCATCATCAACGCCGACGCCTCCGACCTCCTGGTCGAGTTCGCCGAGATCACCAACACCCCTGTCGTGCCGACCCTGATGGGCTGGGGCACGATCCCCGACGACCACGACCTGAACGCGGGCATGGTCGGCCAGCAGACCGGCCACCGGTACGGCAACGCGACGTTCCTGGAGTCGGACTTCGTCCTCGGCATCGGCAACCGCTGGGCCAACCGTCACACCGGCTACAAGCTGGACGTGTACACCCAGGGCCGCAAGTTCGTGCACGTCGACATCGAGCCGACCCAGATCGGCAAGATCTTCGCGCCGGACTACGGGATCGCCTCCGACGCCAAGGTCGCCCTCGAACTCTTCGTCGAGGTCGCCAAGGAGCTCAAGGCCGCGGGCAAGCTCCCCGACCGTTCCGAGTGGGTCGCATCGCACCTGGAGCGCAAGGAAACCCTCCAGCGCCGCACGCACTTCGACAACATCCCCATGAAGCCGCAGCGCGTCTACGAGGAGATGAACAAGGCCTTCGGCCCGGAGACGCGGTACGTCACCACCATCGGCCTCTCGCAGATCGCGGGCGCCCAGATGCTGCACGTCTACAAGCCGCGCCACTGGATCAACTGCGGCCAGGCGGGCCCGCTCGGCTGGACGATCCCGGCCGCGCTGGGTGTCGCCACCGCGGACCCGGAGACCCCGGTCGTCGCCCTGTCCGGCGACTACGACTTCCAGTTCATGATCGAGGAGCTGGCGGTCGGCGCGCAGCACCGCATCCCGTACGTCCACGTCCTGGTGAACAACGCCTACCTCGGCCTGATCCGCCAGGCCCAGATCGGCCTGGACATCAACTTCCAGGTCAACCTGGAATTCGAGAACCAGAACAGCCCCGAGCTGGGCGTCTACGGCGTCGACCACGTCAAGGTCGCCGAGGGCCTGGGCTGCAAGGCCATCCGCGTCACCGACCCGAACGAACTGGGTACGGCCTTCGAGCAGGCCAAGAAGCTGGCCCAGGAGCACCAGGTCCCGGTCGTCGTCGAGGCGATCCTGGAGCGCATCACGAACATCTCCATGAGCCCCACGGCCGACATCAGCGCGGTCAAGGAGTTCGAGGAGATCGCCACGGAGCCGGGCCACGCGCCCACCGCCATCAGGCCGCTGAAGGTCTGA